A genome region from Thermomonospora amylolytica includes the following:
- the argH gene encoding argininosuccinate lyase, with protein MSKAPTRLWGGRFEGGPADALARLSVSVQFDWRLAPYDLMGSRAHARVLHRAGLLTDDELTRMLGALDDLEAACRSGEFRPTVADEDVHTALERGLLERLGALGGKLRAGRSRNDQIATDLRLYLRDHARQIVSRLVELETALIAQAEHNMGVAAPGMTHLQHAQPVLFSHQLLAHVHPIARDIDRLRDWDRRAAISPLGSGALAGSSLPLDPQAVADELGFDAAAPNSMDAVADRDFAAEFLFVAAMIGVHLSRLGEEIVLWASQEFRWIEMDDTYATGSSIMPQKKNPDVAELARGKAGRLIGHLVGLLTTLKGLPLTYNRDLQEDKEGVFDAVETLLLVLPAMSGLIATMRVNTERLEALAPEGFALATDLAELLVRRGVPFREAHEVVGHLVVWCQVNDKDFDDLTDDELAKVSPHLTPDVREVLNVQGALASRKAYGGTGPDRVREQLEDLRALVDRHAAWASGSES; from the coding sequence GTGAGTAAGGCACCGACGAGGTTGTGGGGCGGCCGGTTCGAGGGCGGTCCGGCGGACGCGCTCGCCCGGCTGTCGGTGAGCGTGCAGTTCGACTGGCGCCTGGCCCCGTACGACCTGATGGGCTCGCGCGCCCACGCCCGCGTGCTGCACCGGGCGGGCCTGCTCACCGACGACGAGCTGACCCGCATGCTGGGCGCGCTGGACGACCTGGAGGCGGCCTGCCGGTCCGGCGAGTTCCGCCCCACGGTGGCCGACGAGGATGTGCACACCGCCCTGGAGCGCGGCCTGCTGGAGCGGCTCGGCGCGCTGGGCGGCAAGCTGCGCGCCGGCCGCAGCCGCAACGACCAGATCGCCACCGACCTGCGGCTGTACCTGCGCGACCACGCCCGGCAGATCGTCTCCCGGCTGGTGGAGCTGGAGACCGCGCTGATCGCCCAGGCCGAGCACAACATGGGCGTGGCCGCCCCCGGCATGACCCATCTGCAGCACGCCCAGCCGGTGCTGTTCTCCCACCAGCTGCTGGCGCACGTGCACCCCATCGCCCGCGACATCGACCGGCTGCGCGACTGGGACCGGCGCGCCGCGATCTCCCCACTGGGCTCGGGCGCGCTGGCCGGGTCCTCGCTGCCGCTGGACCCGCAGGCGGTCGCCGACGAGCTGGGCTTCGACGCCGCCGCCCCCAACTCGATGGACGCCGTCGCCGACCGCGACTTCGCCGCCGAGTTCCTGTTCGTGGCGGCCATGATCGGCGTCCACCTGTCGCGGCTGGGCGAGGAGATCGTCCTGTGGGCCTCGCAGGAGTTCCGCTGGATCGAGATGGACGACACCTACGCCACCGGGTCGTCCATCATGCCGCAGAAGAAGAACCCCGACGTCGCCGAGCTGGCCCGCGGCAAGGCCGGCCGCCTCATCGGCCATCTGGTCGGCCTGCTGACCACCCTCAAGGGCCTGCCGCTGACCTACAACCGGGACCTGCAGGAGGACAAGGAGGGCGTCTTCGACGCCGTCGAGACCCTGCTGCTGGTGCTGCCCGCCATGTCCGGCCTGATCGCCACCATGCGGGTCAACACCGAACGGCTGGAGGCGCTGGCCCCCGAGGGCTTCGCGCTGGCCACCGACCTGGCCGAGCTGCTGGTGCGGCGCGGCGTCCCGTTCCGCGAGGCCCACGAGGTCGTCGGCCATCTGGTGGTGTGGTGCCAGGTGAACGACAAGGACTTCGACGACCTGACCGACGACGAGCTGGCCAAGGTCTCCCCGCACCTGACCCCGGACGTCCGCGAGGTGCTGAACGTGCAGGGCGCCCTGGCCTCCCGCAAGGCCTACGGCGGCACCGGCCCCGACCGGGTCCGCGAGCAGCTGGAGGACCTGCGCGCCCTGGTCGACCGGCACGCCGCCTGGGCCTCCGGCTCCGAGAGCTGA
- the argJ gene encoding bifunctional glutamate N-acetyltransferase/amino-acid acetyltransferase ArgJ: MSVTAPLGFRAAGVAAGLKNGGDRDLALVVNDGPSRAAAGVFTRNRVKAAPVLWSQQVLRGGRVRAVVLNSGGANACTGAPGFQDTHATAEQAAEVLDDSAAEIAVCSTGLIGERLPMDRLLPAIGTAAAELSRDGGLAAADAIRTTDTVAKISFRRAQEAGYTIGGMAKGAGMLAPSLATMLCVLTTDADLDAETLDRALRSAVAVTFDRLDTDGCISTNDTVLLLASGAAGVTPDEAEFTALLTEVCADLTRQLLVDAEGATKAITIEVVGAASVSDAVTVGRAIARNNLLKCAIHGEDPNWGRVLGAVGATDAVFEPDQVNVAINGVWVCRNGAVGDDRDKVDLRPRDVTITVDLSAGPESATVWTTDLTAEYVHENSAYST; this comes from the coding sequence GTGAGCGTAACCGCCCCCCTGGGATTCCGCGCCGCCGGCGTCGCCGCCGGGCTCAAGAACGGCGGGGATCGCGACCTGGCCCTGGTCGTCAACGACGGCCCGTCCCGCGCCGCGGCCGGGGTCTTCACCCGCAACCGGGTGAAGGCCGCCCCCGTGCTGTGGTCGCAGCAGGTGCTGCGCGGCGGCCGGGTGCGCGCGGTCGTGCTGAACTCCGGCGGCGCCAACGCCTGCACCGGAGCGCCCGGCTTCCAGGACACCCACGCCACCGCCGAGCAGGCCGCCGAGGTGCTGGACGACTCGGCCGCCGAGATCGCCGTCTGCTCCACCGGACTGATCGGCGAACGGCTGCCGATGGACAGGCTGCTCCCGGCGATCGGCACCGCCGCCGCCGAGCTGTCCCGCGACGGCGGGCTGGCCGCCGCCGACGCCATCCGCACCACCGACACCGTCGCCAAGATCTCCTTCCGGCGCGCGCAGGAGGCCGGCTACACCATCGGCGGCATGGCCAAGGGCGCCGGGATGCTGGCCCCCTCGCTGGCCACCATGCTGTGCGTGCTGACCACCGACGCCGACCTGGACGCCGAGACCCTGGACCGGGCGCTGCGGTCGGCCGTCGCGGTCACCTTCGACCGGCTCGACACCGACGGCTGCATCTCCACCAACGACACCGTGCTGCTGCTGGCCTCCGGGGCCGCCGGGGTCACCCCGGACGAGGCCGAGTTCACCGCGCTGCTCACCGAGGTCTGCGCCGACCTGACCCGGCAGCTGCTGGTCGACGCCGAGGGCGCCACCAAGGCCATCACCATCGAGGTCGTCGGCGCGGCCAGCGTCTCCGACGCGGTGACGGTCGGCCGCGCCATCGCCCGCAACAACCTGCTCAAGTGCGCCATCCACGGCGAGGACCCCAACTGGGGCCGGGTGCTGGGCGCGGTCGGCGCCACCGACGCGGTGTTCGAGCCCGACCAGGTGAACGTGGCCATCAACGGCGTGTGGGTGTGCCGCAACGGCGCGGTCGGCGACGACCGCGACAAGGTCGACCTGCGCCCCCGCGACGTGACGATCACGGTGGACCTGTCGGCGGGTCCGGAGTCCGCGACCGTCTGGACGACCGACCTCACGGCCGAGTACGTCCACGAGAACTCGGCGTACTCGACATGA
- the tyrS gene encoding tyrosine--tRNA ligase: MTDVLADLAWRDLIAQSTDLDELRALLAAGPVTLYCGFDPTAPSLHLGNLMQILTLRRFQLAGHRPIGLVGGATGLIGDPSGKTAERTLNSPEVVAGWVERIRGQVARFLDFDEGPTGALIVSNLDWTGPMTAIEFLRDIGKHFPVNRMLARETVKTRLESTGMSYTEFSYVLLQSMDFLELYRRYGCRLQTGGSDQWGNLTAGVDLIRRVEGGTAHALTTPLLTKADGSKFGKTAGGETYWLDPELTSPYAFYQFWFNADDRDVEKFLKVFSFRSREEIEHLVKESAERPAARVAQRALAEELTTLVHGADECAKVIAASRALFGQGSLEELDERTLAAALSEVPHTEVPPGDLPPVADLLAASGLCKSKSEARRAIAQGGAYLNNAKVLSEDAAPASDDLLHGRFLVLRRGKRNVGVVEVKRP, encoded by the coding sequence GTGACCGACGTCCTTGCCGATCTCGCGTGGCGCGACCTGATCGCGCAGTCCACCGACCTGGACGAACTGCGGGCGCTGCTCGCCGCGGGGCCGGTCACGCTGTATTGCGGGTTCGACCCGACCGCGCCGAGCCTGCACCTGGGCAACCTCATGCAGATCCTCACCCTGCGTCGCTTCCAGCTCGCCGGGCACCGGCCGATCGGGCTGGTCGGCGGCGCCACCGGGCTGATCGGCGACCCCAGCGGCAAGACCGCCGAGCGCACCCTCAACTCCCCGGAGGTCGTCGCCGGCTGGGTGGAGCGGATCCGCGGGCAGGTCGCCCGGTTCCTCGACTTCGACGAGGGCCCGACCGGCGCGCTCATCGTGAGCAACCTGGACTGGACCGGCCCGATGACGGCGATCGAGTTCCTGCGCGACATCGGCAAGCACTTCCCGGTCAACCGGATGCTCGCCCGGGAGACCGTGAAGACCCGCCTGGAGAGCACGGGCATGAGCTACACCGAGTTCAGCTACGTGCTGCTGCAGTCGATGGACTTCCTGGAGCTGTACCGCCGGTACGGCTGCCGCCTGCAGACCGGCGGCAGCGACCAGTGGGGCAACCTCACCGCCGGCGTCGACCTGATCCGCCGCGTCGAGGGCGGCACCGCGCACGCCCTGACCACCCCGCTGCTCACCAAGGCCGACGGGTCCAAGTTCGGCAAGACCGCCGGCGGCGAGACCTACTGGCTCGACCCCGAGCTGACCTCGCCGTACGCGTTCTACCAGTTCTGGTTCAACGCCGACGACCGGGACGTGGAGAAGTTCCTCAAGGTGTTCAGCTTCCGTTCCCGCGAGGAGATCGAGCACCTGGTCAAGGAGTCCGCCGAACGCCCCGCCGCCCGCGTCGCCCAGCGCGCCCTGGCCGAGGAGCTCACCACCCTCGTCCACGGCGCCGACGAGTGCGCCAAGGTGATCGCCGCCTCCCGCGCCCTGTTCGGCCAGGGGTCCCTGGAGGAGCTCGACGAACGCACCCTGGCCGCGGCGCTCTCCGAGGTCCCCCACACCGAGGTCCCGCCCGGCGACCTCCCGCCCGTCGCCGACCTCCTCGCCGCCTCCGGCCTGTGCAAGAGCAAGTCCGAGGCCCGCCGCGCCATCGCCCAGGGCGGCGCCTACCTCAACAACGCCAAGGTCCTCTCCGAGGACGCCGCCCCGGCCTCCGACGACCTTCTGCACGGCCGCTTCCTGGTCCTCCGCCGAGGCAAGCGCAACGTCGGCGTGGTCGAGGTGAAGCGCCCCTGA
- a CDS encoding tetratricopeptide repeat protein — protein MPEGPELPDDVTGDELDAEARAELRTLPRDLATKVARHLVMAGRLIDEEPDVAYQHARAARRLASRVGIVREAAGLAAYHASEWADALAELRAARRLRNTEEAYLPILADCERGLGRPERALDLAKSPAARRLDQADRVELRIVESGARRDLGQHDAAVVTLQIPELRDKQLRPWSARLFYAYADALLDAGREKEAVEWFARSAAADRDGVTDAPERYAELEGLEIIDLEDEIGGEPLISAEDALAGSVLGSASEPEEAVEGPSVSVEGAPAASAAEAAPGESVTDSSASAEGVPPASEPGEVVERSSGSVGDDVAGSALEGEPESDEPSARAEGVEGSSLEAAPAGAPPANPFSLEFVAPPSAQEVQETPSASGPGGPEDVDDQRTDGDAPRAD, from the coding sequence GTGCCGGAGGGGCCGGAGCTTCCCGACGACGTGACCGGTGACGAGCTCGATGCCGAGGCGCGCGCCGAGCTGCGCACCCTGCCCAGGGACCTGGCGACGAAGGTCGCCCGCCACCTGGTGATGGCCGGGCGGCTGATCGACGAGGAGCCGGACGTCGCGTACCAGCATGCGCGCGCCGCCCGCCGGCTCGCCTCGCGGGTCGGCATCGTCCGGGAGGCCGCCGGGCTGGCCGCCTACCACGCCAGCGAGTGGGCCGACGCGCTGGCGGAGCTGCGCGCCGCCCGCCGGCTGCGCAACACCGAGGAGGCGTACCTGCCGATCCTCGCCGACTGCGAACGCGGCCTGGGCCGTCCCGAACGGGCGCTGGACCTGGCCAAGTCCCCCGCCGCCCGCCGCCTCGACCAGGCCGACCGCGTCGAGCTGCGCATCGTCGAGTCGGGGGCCCGCCGCGACCTGGGGCAGCACGACGCCGCGGTGGTGACGCTGCAGATCCCCGAACTCCGCGACAAGCAGCTGCGGCCCTGGTCGGCCCGGCTGTTCTACGCGTACGCCGATGCGCTGCTGGACGCCGGCCGCGAGAAGGAGGCCGTCGAGTGGTTCGCCCGCTCGGCGGCGGCCGACCGCGACGGCGTGACCGACGCCCCCGAGCGTTACGCCGAGCTCGAGGGTCTGGAGATCATCGACCTCGAGGACGAGATCGGGGGGGAACCCTTGATCTCCGCCGAGGACGCCCTCGCGGGGTCGGTTCTCGGATCCGCCTCGGAGCCGGAAGAGGCCGTGGAGGGACCCTCGGTCTCTGTCGAGGGCGCTCCCGCCGCATCGGCCGCCGAAGCCGCTCCGGGCGAGAGCGTGACGGACTCCTCGGCCTCCGCTGAGGGCGTTCCACCCGCATCGGAGCCGGGCGAGGTCGTTGAGAGGTCTTCGGGTTCCGTCGGGGACGACGTTGCAGGGTCGGCCCTTGAAGGCGAGCCGGAGTCGGACGAGCCTTCGGCCCGTGCCGAGGGGGTGGAGGGATCGAGTCTCGAAGCCGCCCCGGCTGGGGCTCCTCCTGCGAACCCGTTCAGTCTGGAGTTCGTGGCGCCGCCGTCCGCCCAGGAGGTTCAGGAGACTCCCTCGGCTTCCGGGCCCGGCGGACCGGAGGACGTCGATGATCAGCGGACGGACGGCGATGCGCCACGGGCGGACTGA
- a CDS encoding acetylornithine transaminase has protein sequence MSSEDLLARYAAAFMPNYGVPPVALVAGQGCVAHDADGKEYLDFIAGIAVSSLGHAHEALAEAVSNQIHSIAHTSNLFVNEQEVLLAEELRRLLGGEGRVFLTNSGTEANECALKLAIKYGKANGRSYFVAAENGFHGRSMGALSLTGKQSIREPFGPFALDVRFVPYGDADALRQAVTEECAAVFLEPTLGEGGVVPPPDGYLAAARQICDDTGALFVMDEIQSAIGRTGTWFAHQHDGIRPDILTLAKGLGGGLPIGACIGFGPYGELFAKGDHGSTFGGNPVACAAALAVLATIEKEGLLDNAARVGALLKDGLSAVEHPLLKGVRGRGLWLGVVLAEARAADVEAAARDAGFLVNAVQPNVIRLAPPLIVTPDQATALVNAFPSILDAVSPKEG, from the coding sequence ATGAGCTCCGAAGACCTGCTCGCCCGGTACGCGGCGGCGTTCATGCCCAACTACGGGGTGCCGCCGGTGGCGCTGGTCGCCGGTCAGGGATGCGTGGCCCACGACGCCGACGGCAAGGAGTACCTGGACTTCATCGCCGGCATCGCGGTCAGCTCCCTCGGCCATGCCCACGAGGCCCTCGCCGAGGCCGTCTCCAACCAGATCCACTCGATCGCCCACACCTCCAACCTGTTCGTCAACGAGCAGGAGGTGCTGCTGGCCGAGGAGCTGCGCCGGTTGCTCGGCGGCGAGGGCCGGGTGTTCCTGACCAACAGCGGCACCGAGGCCAACGAGTGCGCCCTCAAACTCGCCATCAAGTACGGCAAGGCGAACGGGCGGAGCTACTTCGTCGCCGCCGAGAACGGCTTCCACGGCCGGTCGATGGGCGCGCTGTCGCTGACCGGCAAGCAGTCGATCCGCGAGCCGTTCGGACCGTTCGCCCTCGACGTGCGGTTCGTCCCGTACGGAGACGCCGACGCTCTGCGCCAGGCCGTCACCGAGGAGTGCGCGGCGGTCTTCCTGGAGCCCACGCTGGGCGAGGGCGGCGTCGTTCCCCCGCCGGACGGCTACCTGGCAGCGGCCCGGCAGATCTGCGACGACACCGGCGCATTGTTCGTCATGGACGAGATCCAGTCCGCGATCGGCCGTACCGGCACCTGGTTCGCCCACCAGCACGACGGGATACGGCCCGACATCCTCACCCTCGCCAAGGGCCTGGGCGGCGGGCTGCCGATCGGCGCCTGCATCGGCTTCGGCCCCTATGGGGAGCTGTTCGCCAAGGGCGACCACGGCAGCACGTTCGGCGGCAACCCGGTCGCCTGCGCCGCCGCCCTGGCCGTCCTGGCGACCATCGAGAAGGAAGGGCTGCTCGACAACGCCGCCCGGGTCGGCGCCCTGCTCAAAGACGGCCTGTCCGCCGTCGAGCATCCGCTGCTGAAGGGCGTGCGGGGACGCGGCCTGTGGCTGGGCGTCGTGCTCGCCGAGGCCCGCGCCGCCGACGTGGAGGCCGCCGCCCGCGACGCCGGGTTCCTGGTCAACGCCGTCCAGCCGAACGTGATCCGGCTGGCCCCGCCGCTGATCGTCACCCCCGACCAGGCCACCGCGCTGGTCAACGCGTTCCCCTCGATCCTCGACGCCGTCTCCCCCAAGGAGGGCTGA
- the argF gene encoding ornithine carbamoyltransferase → MVRHFLRDDDLTPAEQARILDLAAEVKRDRFARRPLEGPRTVAVLFDKPSTRTRISFAVGIAELGGHALIMDAGTSQLGRGETISDTAKVLERQVAAIVWRTSGQERVEEMAAASSVPVVNALTDQFHPCQILADLQTVREVKGGLAGVTLTYLGDGANNMAHSYLLGGATAGMHVRIGAPDGYLPDPRVVADAARIAEATGGSVAVTTDAKAAAENADVLATDTWVSMGQDAKDLAVFAPYAVDEDKVALAAPDVAVLHCLPAYRGKEISAAVLDGPHSVVWDEAENRLHAQKALLVWLLEQQDGVP, encoded by the coding sequence ATGGTGCGCCACTTCCTGCGGGACGACGACCTCACCCCCGCCGAACAGGCCCGGATCCTCGACCTGGCCGCCGAGGTCAAGCGGGACCGGTTCGCCCGCCGCCCCCTGGAGGGGCCGCGGACCGTGGCGGTGCTGTTCGACAAGCCCTCCACCCGGACCCGGATCTCGTTCGCCGTCGGCATCGCCGAGCTCGGCGGGCACGCCCTGATCATGGACGCCGGCACCAGCCAGCTCGGCCGCGGCGAGACCATCTCCGACACCGCCAAGGTCCTCGAACGCCAGGTCGCCGCCATCGTGTGGCGGACCTCCGGGCAGGAACGGGTCGAGGAGATGGCCGCCGCCTCGTCGGTGCCGGTCGTCAACGCCCTCACCGACCAGTTCCACCCCTGCCAGATCCTCGCCGACCTGCAGACCGTCCGCGAGGTCAAGGGCGGGCTGGCCGGGGTCACCCTGACCTACCTGGGCGACGGCGCCAACAACATGGCCCACTCGTACCTGCTCGGCGGCGCCACCGCCGGCATGCACGTCCGGATCGGCGCCCCCGACGGCTACCTGCCCGACCCGCGGGTCGTCGCCGACGCCGCCCGGATCGCCGAGGCCACCGGCGGATCGGTCGCCGTCACCACCGACGCCAAGGCCGCCGCCGAGAACGCCGACGTGCTGGCCACCGACACCTGGGTGTCCATGGGGCAGGACGCCAAGGACCTGGCGGTCTTCGCCCCGTACGCGGTCGACGAGGACAAGGTCGCGCTGGCCGCCCCCGACGTGGCGGTGCTGCACTGCCTGCCCGCCTACCGCGGCAAGGAGATCTCCGCCGCCGTCCTCGACGGCCCGCACAGCGTCGTCTGGGACGAGGCCGAGAACCGGCTGCACGCCCAGAAGGCCCTGCTGGTCTGGCTGCTGGAGCAGCAGGATGGTGTCCCATGA
- a CDS encoding arginine repressor: MSTPMTKAARHARVIEILNRHPVHSQAELARLLAEDGLEVTQATLSRDLVEIGAVKLRADDGSLIYAVPGEGGERIPRTHTGSAETFHGRLARLAQELLVSAEASANLVIVRTPAGAAQYLASAIDHAQWPSVLGTVAGDDSILVIARDPDGGQALADALLRLTERRG, encoded by the coding sequence ATGAGCACCCCCATGACCAAGGCGGCGCGGCACGCCCGCGTCATCGAGATCCTCAACCGCCACCCGGTCCACTCCCAGGCCGAGCTGGCCCGGCTGCTGGCCGAGGACGGCCTGGAGGTCACCCAGGCCACCCTGTCCCGCGACCTGGTGGAGATCGGCGCGGTCAAGCTCCGCGCCGACGACGGCAGCCTGATCTACGCCGTTCCCGGCGAGGGCGGGGAACGCATCCCGCGCACCCACACCGGATCGGCGGAGACCTTCCACGGCCGGCTCGCCCGGCTGGCCCAGGAACTGCTGGTCTCCGCCGAGGCCTCCGCCAACCTGGTGATCGTGCGGACCCCGGCGGGCGCCGCCCAGTACCTGGCCTCCGCCATCGACCACGCGCAGTGGCCGTCCGTCCTGGGTACCGTGGCAGGGGACGACTCGATCCTGGTCATCGCCCGCGACCCCGACGGCGGGCAGGCGCTGGCCGACGCGCTGCTGCGGCTGACCGAACGACGAGGCTAG
- a CDS encoding argininosuccinate synthase translates to MSERVVLAYSGGLDTSVAIPYLAERTGGEVVAVAVDVGQGGEDLEAIRKRALACGAAEAVVVDAREEFAADFCVPALQANALYMDRYPLLSALSRPLIVKHLVAAAERFGGTAVAHGCTGKGNDQVRFEAGLSALNPGLKVIAPARDFAWTRDKAIEYAESRGLPIDVSSKSPYSIDQNLWGRAVETGFLEDIWNGPVEDVYDYTADPAVQRDPDEVVITFRSGVPVALDGRELTPFQLIDELNRRAGAQGVGRIDMVEDRLVGIKSREVYEAPAAIALITAHMELENVTVERDLARFKRGVDQRWGELVYDGLWFSPLKHALDAFIAESQKHVSGDIRMTLHGGRAVVTGRRSDSSLYSHSLATYDTGDTFDQSLARGFVELFSLPSKMSAARDRRTRD, encoded by the coding sequence ATGAGCGAGCGGGTCGTTCTCGCCTATTCCGGGGGCCTGGACACCTCCGTGGCCATCCCGTACCTGGCCGAGCGGACCGGAGGCGAGGTCGTCGCCGTCGCGGTGGACGTCGGCCAGGGCGGCGAGGACCTGGAGGCCATCCGCAAGCGGGCGCTGGCGTGCGGCGCCGCCGAGGCCGTCGTGGTCGACGCCCGCGAGGAGTTCGCCGCCGACTTCTGCGTGCCCGCCCTGCAGGCCAACGCCCTCTACATGGACCGCTACCCGCTGCTGTCCGCGCTGTCGCGGCCGCTGATCGTCAAGCACCTGGTCGCCGCCGCCGAACGGTTCGGCGGCACCGCCGTCGCGCACGGCTGCACCGGCAAGGGCAACGACCAGGTCCGCTTCGAGGCCGGCCTGTCCGCCCTCAACCCCGGCCTGAAGGTCATCGCCCCCGCCCGGGACTTCGCCTGGACCCGCGACAAGGCCATCGAGTACGCCGAGTCCAGGGGCCTGCCGATCGACGTGTCGTCCAAGTCCCCGTACTCCATCGACCAGAACCTGTGGGGCCGCGCCGTCGAGACCGGCTTCCTGGAGGACATCTGGAACGGGCCCGTCGAGGACGTCTACGACTACACCGCCGACCCGGCCGTCCAGCGCGACCCCGACGAGGTCGTCATCACCTTCCGGTCCGGCGTCCCCGTCGCCCTCGACGGCCGCGAGCTGACCCCGTTCCAGCTCATCGACGAGCTCAACCGGCGCGCCGGCGCCCAGGGCGTGGGCCGCATCGACATGGTCGAGGACCGCCTGGTCGGCATCAAGAGCCGCGAGGTCTACGAGGCCCCCGCCGCCATCGCGCTGATCACCGCCCACATGGAGCTGGAGAACGTCACCGTCGAACGCGACCTGGCCCGCTTCAAGCGCGGCGTCGACCAGCGCTGGGGCGAACTCGTCTACGACGGCCTGTGGTTCTCCCCGCTCAAGCACGCCCTGGACGCCTTCATCGCCGAGTCCCAGAAGCACGTGAGCGGCGACATCCGGATGACCCTGCACGGCGGCCGCGCCGTCGTCACCGGCCGCCGCAGCGACAGCTCCCTGTACAGCCACTCCCTGGCCACCTACGACACCGGCGACACCTTCGACCAGAGCCTGGCCAGGGGCTTCGTCGAACTGTTCAGCCTCCCCAGCAAGATGTCCGCCGCCCGCGACCGCCGCACCCGAGACTGA
- the argB gene encoding acetylglutamate kinase translates to MSAPRGHVLAKAAALIEALPWLERFHGRTVVIKYGGHAMTEESLRHSFAEDIVFLRYAGIRPVIVHGGGPQINAALEVHGIESHFTAGLRVTTPEAMEVVRMVLVGQVNRDVVGLINRHGPFAVGMSGEDANLFTAERKHAVVDGEPVDIGQVGEIVEVQVGAVRSLLDDGRIPVVSSVARGDDGEIYNVNADTAAAALAVALDAAKLIVLTDVEGLYADWPNSEEVIDELTTDELAELLPELSAGMVPKMEACLQAVRGGVPQAHVLDGRVPHSLLLEVFTDEGIGTMVVPGRGGAA, encoded by the coding sequence ATGAGCGCCCCCCGCGGTCACGTGCTCGCCAAGGCCGCCGCGCTGATCGAGGCGCTGCCCTGGCTGGAGCGCTTCCACGGCAGGACCGTCGTCATCAAGTACGGCGGGCACGCGATGACCGAGGAGTCGCTGCGGCACTCCTTCGCCGAGGACATCGTGTTCCTGCGGTACGCCGGGATCAGGCCGGTGATCGTGCACGGCGGCGGCCCCCAGATCAACGCCGCGCTGGAGGTCCACGGCATCGAGTCGCACTTCACCGCCGGGCTGCGGGTCACCACCCCCGAGGCCATGGAGGTCGTCCGGATGGTGCTGGTCGGCCAGGTCAACCGGGACGTGGTCGGCCTGATCAACCGGCACGGCCCGTTCGCGGTGGGGATGAGCGGCGAGGACGCCAACCTGTTCACCGCCGAGCGCAAGCACGCCGTCGTGGACGGCGAGCCGGTCGACATCGGCCAGGTCGGCGAGATCGTCGAGGTGCAGGTCGGCGCGGTGCGCAGCCTGCTGGACGACGGCCGCATCCCGGTGGTCTCGTCCGTGGCCCGCGGCGACGACGGCGAGATCTACAACGTCAACGCCGACACCGCCGCCGCCGCGCTGGCGGTCGCCCTCGACGCCGCCAAGCTGATCGTCCTCACCGACGTGGAGGGCCTGTACGCCGACTGGCCGAACAGCGAGGAGGTCATCGACGAGCTGACCACCGACGAGCTGGCCGAGCTGCTGCCGGAGCTGTCGGCGGGCATGGTCCCCAAGATGGAGGCGTGCCTGCAGGCCGTACGCGGGGGAGTACCGCAGGCGCACGTGCTCGACGGGCGGGTGCCGCACTCGCTGCTGCTGGAAGTGTTCACCGACGAGGGCATCGGCACCATGGTGGTGCCGGGCCGGGGAGGGGCCGCATGA
- a CDS encoding DNA-3-methyladenine glycosylase gives MSDLLDRDFFDRPVEEVAPALLGQVFAHRTDEGEVAVRLTEVEAYAGPLDPASHSYRGRTARNAVMWGPPGHAYVYFTYGMHFCVNLVCGPDGTASAVLLRAGEIVAGLDLARSRRPRSTVRDLARGPARLCQALAVDRAHNGLDVCDTGSPLRILSGDVVDPAGIRTGPRVGVTAAKDVPWRFWIDGDPTVSQYRPHVPRRRRPPAQT, from the coding sequence GTGAGCGACCTCCTCGACCGGGACTTCTTCGACCGTCCCGTGGAGGAGGTCGCCCCCGCACTGCTCGGGCAGGTCTTCGCCCACCGCACCGACGAGGGCGAGGTCGCCGTGCGCCTCACCGAGGTCGAGGCGTACGCCGGGCCGCTGGACCCCGCCTCCCACTCCTACCGGGGACGCACGGCCCGCAACGCCGTCATGTGGGGTCCGCCGGGGCACGCGTACGTCTACTTCACGTACGGCATGCACTTCTGCGTGAACCTGGTCTGCGGCCCGGACGGCACCGCCTCGGCCGTGCTCCTGCGCGCCGGGGAGATCGTCGCGGGCCTCGACCTGGCGCGGTCGCGCCGCCCGCGGTCCACCGTCCGCGACCTCGCCCGGGGCCCGGCCCGCCTGTGCCAGGCCCTGGCCGTCGACCGGGCCCACAACGGCCTGGACGTCTGCGACACCGGATCCCCCCTGCGCATCCTCAGCGGGGACGTGGTGGACCCGGCCGGCATCCGCACCGGTCCCCGCGTCGGCGTGACCGCGGCCAAGGACGTCCCCTGGCGCTTCTGGATCGACGGCGACCCCACGGTCTCCCAGTACCGGCCCCACGTTCCCCGCCGCCGCAGGCCGCCCGCCCAGACGTGA